From a region of the Deinococcus metallilatus genome:
- a CDS encoding replication-relaxation family protein: protein MGAQKQRERGVIPDLTLDILQMNRKDRIEQAQAAIEVDQVLSEAQLARYYGLGPADLTGRLVTQAILRPSKNRSAHEVQQRVVVADRRVARLDDSNLNHRLTTAQMRLDLGIAADPERWRVEQRNALKLEVPDAIHITGDGERWAIEADTGQYNMPTILRKLQAFKDQEYAEIIWGTPSSVRVKNLTQKIGRDLRPTLKLTQWW from the coding sequence GTGGGTGCCCAGAAGCAACGCGAACGCGGCGTCATCCCGGACCTCACCCTGGACATTCTGCAGATGAACCGCAAGGACCGAATCGAACAGGCACAAGCCGCCATCGAGGTAGATCAGGTCCTCTCGGAAGCCCAGCTCGCCCGGTACTACGGCCTGGGTCCCGCGGACCTCACGGGCCGCCTGGTCACCCAGGCCATCCTGCGGCCCAGCAAAAATCGGAGCGCACACGAAGTCCAACAACGGGTCGTGGTGGCCGACCGGCGGGTGGCACGGCTGGACGACAGCAACCTGAACCACCGCCTGACCACCGCACAGATGCGCCTGGACCTGGGCATCGCCGCCGACCCGGAACGCTGGCGCGTGGAACAGAGAAACGCCCTGAAACTGGAAGTCCCGGACGCAATTCACATCACCGGAGACGGCGAACGTTGGGCCATCGAAGCGGACACCGGGCAGTACAACATGCCCACCATCCTCCGCAAATTGCAGGCGTTCAAGGACCAGGAGTACGCCGAGATCATCTGGGGCACGCCGTCCAGTGTGCGGGTCAAGAATCTCACGCAGAAGATCGGACGCGATCTCCGGCCCACACTGAAACTCACCCAATGGTGGTGA
- a CDS encoding helix-turn-helix transcriptional regulator: MPRKPRKVHRPDEDELAFRRALGQRIRDLRTPKFSQDEFADEIDVFRSHMSTIERGKTDLKLSTARRIAKALGMELDELLKLEK, translated from the coding sequence ATGCCCCGCAAGCCCCGCAAGGTCCATCGGCCCGACGAAGACGAACTCGCCTTTCGCCGCGCGCTGGGTCAACGCATCCGCGACCTCCGTACACCAAAATTCAGTCAAGACGAGTTTGCGGACGAGATTGATGTGTTTCGCAGCCACATGAGCACCATTGAGCGCGGCAAGACCGACCTCAAACTCTCCACCGCCCGCCGGATCGCCAAAGCCCTCGGCATGGAACTCGATGAACTGCTGAAGCTGGAGAAGTGA
- a CDS encoding helix-turn-helix domain-containing protein, which produces MNEDVRAFVKQVMLEQDMSQGELARRTGLARPAVTRLLNGTVGKIPENWQRILDELGIEIIAVKKSDR; this is translated from the coding sequence ATGAACGAGGATGTCCGCGCATTCGTCAAGCAGGTCATGCTTGAGCAGGACATGTCTCAGGGAGAACTTGCTCGCAGGACTGGTCTAGCGCGCCCAGCAGTCACCAGACTCTTAAATGGCACGGTTGGCAAAATTCCCGAAAACTGGCAGCGCATCCTTGACGAACTCGGGATAGAGATCATCGCTGTCAAGAAATCTGATCGGTGA
- a CDS encoding helix-turn-helix domain-containing protein, giving the protein MTSYTAVGRTGLAVTLVRETLGQQPVIAVPAPFIKILGDCTAAAFLSQCCYLSEHAADAEGWFEQSHEAWRRILNLSPEQIRRCLRVCAGMVEVRRKGLPARNFYRVNPEHIRECLVTLQTPAEVGEGITRQKGEAEPTAPRASLTGLPTVSSDGETQPPVVRQTPPPSFREKVEKKFLPPEGKDDVCSIPLASTEALARLLDTWNRHRGGLPEASGLSTPRRKALNTLLSDCGGDLEAALSLLTDATREVAQDSFWTAKRFGIDTLLPKALGRAEAWRARPQAAAPTGSPATAILAEYGVGQLVTYRRERYAVEAITDRYIDLYDAENGSARILIGSDDVRSIRPLEVRA; this is encoded by the coding sequence ATGACATCCTACACCGCTGTTGGGCGGACGGGGCTGGCGGTGACGCTGGTGAGGGAGACCCTCGGTCAGCAGCCCGTGATCGCCGTACCGGCACCGTTCATCAAAATATTGGGCGACTGCACCGCTGCGGCCTTCCTTTCTCAGTGCTGCTATCTCAGCGAACACGCTGCCGACGCCGAAGGCTGGTTCGAGCAATCGCACGAGGCCTGGCGGAGAATCCTGAATCTCTCACCGGAGCAGATCCGCCGCTGCCTGCGCGTCTGCGCCGGGATGGTCGAGGTCAGGCGCAAGGGGCTTCCGGCCCGCAACTTCTACCGGGTGAACCCGGAACACATCCGGGAGTGCCTGGTGACACTTCAGACCCCTGCGGAAGTCGGGGAGGGGATAACCCGGCAGAAAGGCGAAGCAGAACCCACTGCTCCCCGCGCTTCCTTGACGGGGCTGCCCACCGTTTCCAGTGACGGGGAAACCCAGCCGCCAGTTGTCCGGCAGACCCCACCCCCTTCCTTTAGAGAGAAGGTTGAAAAGAAATTCCTGCCTCCAGAGGGCAAGGATGACGTGTGCAGCATCCCACTGGCAAGCACGGAGGCGCTCGCCCGGCTGCTGGACACCTGGAACAGGCACCGGGGAGGGTTGCCCGAGGCCAGCGGGCTGAGTACTCCCCGCCGTAAGGCCCTGAACACCCTGCTGTCCGACTGTGGCGGAGACCTGGAGGCTGCTCTCTCGCTGCTGACCGATGCCACCAGGGAAGTCGCGCAGGACAGCTTCTGGACCGCGAAGCGCTTTGGCATCGACACGCTGCTGCCCAAGGCCCTTGGGCGTGCCGAGGCGTGGCGGGCGCGGCCACAGGCTGCTGCGCCCACAGGCTCTCCAGCCACGGCGATTCTCGCGGAGTATGGCGTCGGTCAGTTGGTGACCTACCGCCGGGAGCGCTACGCCGTCGAGGCCATCACCGACCGCTACATCGACCTCTACGACGCGGAGAACGGTTCGGCCCGCATTCTCATCGGCTCGGATGACGTCCGCTCGATCCGCCCCCTGGAGGTGCGGGCATGA
- a CDS encoding transposase: MDLTSLEKTGKFSELADWVHTFNSVHGVHLVVLYLCCGELRLPWAFQVWRGKGSPSPAQLALKLLRTVPAALLAGKRRPRQRADGGFESAQFIQGVLSRGLDIVVGVRCTRKLEDGRQIRDLMVRDSRVKPRGLDPTMCVSWVWLYRNKEPEQRFVMSNLDLGGKYLARVGKRRWRIEAFFKTVKGRFGLERFAQHSKQGVLRWWCLSGMAFLLCHFQDLDLSVAVRETWPDWGNLARTVRFSFVPEVRRRALQLELIALDAFQHALFAPSA; this comes from the coding sequence GTGGACCTGACCAGCCTGGAAAAGACCGGCAAGTTCAGCGAACTTGCCGACTGGGTTCACACCTTCAACAGCGTCCACGGCGTACATCTCGTGGTGCTGTACCTGTGCTGTGGAGAGCTCCGGCTGCCCTGGGCCTTCCAAGTCTGGCGGGGGAAGGGGTCCCCTTCCCCCGCGCAGCTCGCGTTGAAGTTGCTCCGCACCGTTCCTGCCGCCCTGCTGGCTGGAAAACGGCGTCCCCGTCAGCGTGCAGACGGGGGATTCGAGAGCGCCCAATTTATCCAGGGTGTGTTGAGTCGAGGGTTGGACATCGTGGTGGGGGTGCGTTGCACCCGCAAGCTGGAGGATGGCCGCCAGATACGGGACCTGATGGTGCGAGACAGCCGAGTCAAGCCCCGTGGGCTTGACCCGACCATGTGCGTCTCCTGGGTCTGGTTGTACCGGAACAAGGAGCCAGAACAACGGTTCGTGATGTCGAATCTCGACCTGGGCGGCAAGTACCTGGCCCGGGTGGGGAAGCGCCGCTGGCGGATCGAAGCGTTCTTCAAAACAGTCAAGGGCCGCTTCGGACTCGAACGCTTCGCCCAACACAGCAAACAGGGGGTATTGCGCTGGTGGTGCCTCTCCGGGATGGCCTTCCTCCTTTGCCATTTCCAGGATCTCGACCTGTCTGTGGCGGTGCGGGAGACCTGGCCGGACTGGGGCAACTTGGCGAGAACCGTTCGGTTCTCGTTCGTCCCCGAGGTGCGTCGCCGAGCACTTCAACTGGAACTCATCGCGCTTGACGCCTTCCAGCACGCACTTTTTGCACCCTCAGCTTAA
- a CDS encoding ISL3 family transposase gives MPSTRRHSQYTRILKDLPLFDCRVRWQLTVRKFFCDVLDCPQRIFCERLPTVTAPWRRATLRLERQQGRVALEAGAQSATHILRELGSGASANTLLVRLRASPTSAPHLPVRSLGIDDWAWRKGQRYGTILVDLERHQVVDLLADREAAPLVAWLNQHPEIELITRDRSTAYQEAVTLGAPQAAQVADRWHLVKNVRETLERFVLRTYNTFRTITRTLPTDPVPPPPSPAVQEPLLSIDAAPSGMGPPTSRQTARFVAVKDKLQQGLSAKQVAREAGVALGTVKKYLHLEQHPGNARPKRRPRELAPFHGWLQQQWAGGTRNASALHAELRTKGYTGGYTTVREYCRQLRLGDPTQPRPWVCPSPRTLSWAILNPLLIRAPQLVTLLERCATEHPEFSKVAQILTNGWNMFRRTSTTPLRAWLTALTDSGVQELQAFAVGIDRDYDAVQRALETAYSNGQVEGQVNRLTSCSFKKRRLERAFGPIVGCVSKRTASQTTLF, from the coding sequence GTGCCCTCCACCCGCCGTCACAGCCAGTACACCCGCATCCTCAAAGATCTGCCCCTCTTCGACTGTCGTGTTCGTTGGCAGCTGACGGTACGTAAGTTCTTCTGCGACGTCCTGGACTGTCCACAACGGATCTTCTGTGAGCGACTGCCAACGGTGACCGCCCCCTGGCGGCGGGCGACCTTGCGACTGGAAAGGCAGCAAGGCCGAGTCGCCTTGGAGGCAGGGGCACAAAGTGCGACCCACATTCTCAGAGAACTCGGCAGTGGGGCAAGTGCGAACACGCTGCTGGTGCGGCTCCGGGCGTCACCGACATCGGCCCCGCACCTGCCCGTCCGGTCGCTGGGAATCGACGACTGGGCGTGGCGCAAAGGACAACGGTACGGCACAATCCTGGTCGATCTGGAGCGACACCAGGTCGTCGATCTGCTTGCAGATCGAGAAGCAGCCCCGCTGGTCGCCTGGCTCAACCAGCATCCTGAAATCGAACTCATCACCCGCGACCGCTCCACGGCGTATCAAGAAGCGGTCACCCTCGGTGCGCCCCAAGCGGCTCAGGTGGCGGACCGCTGGCACCTCGTGAAAAACGTACGTGAGACGCTGGAACGGTTTGTCCTTCGCACCTATAACACTTTCCGAACCATCACCCGCACCTTACCCACAGACCCCGTCCCGCCCCCTCCGAGTCCTGCCGTTCAAGAACCGCTCCTCTCCATTGACGCTGCGCCTTCGGGGATGGGTCCACCGACGTCCAGGCAGACAGCGCGTTTTGTGGCGGTGAAAGACAAATTGCAGCAGGGGCTGTCTGCCAAACAAGTCGCCCGCGAAGCTGGGGTTGCTCTGGGAACCGTCAAGAAATATCTCCACCTGGAGCAGCATCCCGGTAATGCCCGGCCCAAGAGACGACCACGCGAACTCGCGCCATTTCACGGCTGGCTCCAACAACAGTGGGCCGGTGGGACAAGAAACGCCTCTGCGCTTCATGCGGAGCTTCGGACCAAGGGCTATACAGGTGGATATACCACTGTTCGAGAATACTGTCGGCAACTTCGTCTGGGAGATCCGACACAGCCCCGTCCCTGGGTTTGTCCGTCGCCCAGGACGTTGTCCTGGGCCATCCTTAACCCCCTGCTGATCCGGGCACCTCAACTCGTGACCTTGCTTGAACGGTGCGCGACCGAACATCCTGAATTCTCCAAGGTCGCTCAGATCCTCACGAACGGCTGGAACATGTTCAGGCGGACGTCAACGACCCCTTTGAGAGCATGGCTCACAGCCCTGACGGACAGTGGGGTTCAAGAGCTTCAAGCGTTCGCGGTCGGAATTGACCGCGATTACGACGCGGTCCAGCGCGCCTTGGAGACCGCGTACAGCAATGGCCAGGTGGAAGGTCAGGTGAATCGACTGACATCTTGCAGTTTTAAAAAAAGACGTCTGGAACGTGCTTTTGGCCCCATAGTGGGGTGTGTATCCAAAAGAACGGCGTCCCAGACGACTTTATTCTGA
- a CDS encoding transposase, producing MDLERHCVVDLLPDREADTLAGWLASHPEVELITRNRGGAHQEGAARGAPQAQQVADRWHLLKNLRETLERYFQRTHTTFAALQKALSASDPVPDEAVEEGTPEEPAAQPQTQPHPPSAHKQHCFEAVKRLLAQGRSVKQTAREAGVAIGTVRKYAQFEQHPGSAARPPRRRVVAPYQTWLTAQWQAGRCNAMTLHQELRGQGYPGGYTAVREFCRQLRLAALPGTPGSSAQRRFVCPSPRTLSWAVLIPGTIRVSEVGALLEAGRATVPEFVQVERLLTTDWKLLGGHEAQPLRGWLTELEKSGIKELQAFAVGLDRDFDAVMAALETSYSDGQVEGQVNRLKTIKRGLYGRAGLDLLKARVLHRAHRPAARVTKSERFWVFADLGEPTSGFHTREWTCPLTSRIPAPSPS from the coding sequence GTGGACCTGGAGCGGCACTGCGTCGTCGATCTGTTGCCGGATCGGGAAGCGGACACGCTGGCGGGGTGGCTCGCGAGCCACCCCGAAGTCGAACTGATCACCCGTAATCGTGGTGGGGCCCATCAGGAAGGGGCCGCGCGAGGGGCGCCTCAAGCCCAGCAAGTCGCCGACCGCTGGCATCTGCTCAAAAATCTGCGCGAGACCCTGGAGCGGTATTTCCAACGCACGCACACGACCTTCGCCGCTTTGCAGAAGGCTCTTTCCGCGTCCGATCCTGTGCCAGATGAAGCTGTAGAGGAAGGAACGCCGGAAGAGCCTGCCGCCCAGCCCCAGACTCAGCCTCATCCCCCTTCCGCCCACAAGCAGCACTGCTTCGAGGCGGTCAAACGCCTGCTGGCCCAGGGACGGTCGGTCAAGCAAACGGCCCGTGAGGCGGGCGTCGCCATCGGCACGGTCAGGAAATACGCCCAGTTCGAGCAGCATCCCGGCTCAGCGGCGCGGCCACCGCGCCGCCGCGTGGTTGCCCCCTACCAGACGTGGCTGACTGCGCAATGGCAGGCGGGCAGGTGCAACGCTATGACGTTGCACCAAGAGCTACGGGGGCAGGGCTACCCGGGCGGCTACACGGCGGTCCGTGAGTTCTGTCGACAACTTCGCCTGGCCGCGCTGCCAGGGACGCCGGGCAGCTCAGCCCAACGTCGCTTCGTCTGTCCCTCACCCAGGACGCTTTCCTGGGCTGTGTTGATTCCCGGAACCATTCGCGTATCGGAAGTGGGCGCGTTGCTGGAAGCGGGTCGGGCCACGGTGCCCGAGTTCGTGCAGGTGGAACGGCTGTTGACGACGGACTGGAAGCTGCTGGGGGGGCACGAGGCCCAGCCCCTGCGGGGCTGGCTGACGGAGCTGGAGAAAAGCGGGATCAAAGAACTTCAAGCGTTTGCGGTTGGGCTTGACCGCGACTTCGACGCCGTGATGGCGGCGTTGGAGACGTCGTACAGCGACGGACAGGTGGAGGGACAGGTCAACCGCCTCAAGACCATCAAGCGGGGGCTGTACGGTCGGGCGGGCCTGGACCTGCTCAAGGCCAGGGTGCTACACCGCGCCCACCGCCCGGCGGCCCGCGTCACCAAAAGCGAGAGATTTTGGGTCTTCGCAGATCTTGGTGAACCGACCTCAGGCTTCCATACTCGGGAATGGACGTGTCCGCTTACCTCCCGAATCCCGGCACCTTCACCCTCGTAA
- a CDS encoding transposase family protein, with the protein MDLQLCLPDPELLALQATTVQPEVLWLDLESRAPSGVCPRCGQPSSHRHSRYTRILKDVALLGRRVRLRLTVRKFFYNSVGYA; encoded by the coding sequence ATGGACCTCCAGCTCTGTCTCCCCGATCCCGAGCTGCTGGCACTGCAAGCCACGACGGTGCAGCCTGAAGTGTTGTGGCTCGACCTGGAAAGTCGAGCGCCGAGCGGCGTCTGCCCCAGGTGTGGTCAGCCTTCGTCTCACCGGCACAGCCGCTACACCCGCATCCTCAAGGACGTCGCCCTGCTGGGGCGACGGGTACGTTTGCGCCTGACGGTCCGCAAGTTCTTCTACAACTCGGTCGGATACGCGTAG
- a CDS encoding IS1182 family transposase: MSMKSSSVTVVPEDTARVAKAVFKKGNRYLTLRDTFGDLFDATEFAPLFSSEGKPAVNPARLALVTIIQFAEQLSDEVMADQVRSRIDLKYLLALPLDDPGFDASVLSEFRTRLVEGRAEKLLFEQLLARFREHKLLRVRGPQRTDSTHVLAAVRALNRVEVVTVTFRNALNALSVAAPDWLTGHLQPEWRERYGYRLEPGPRPRNKAERAQFAQTVGADGIVLFRALSAEDAPGWLWQLPAIETLRQVWLQNYAPTHEGALSFREQDHPPAGRFVSSPFDADAKLGVKYSTSWVGYKVYLTESCDEDLPHLVTNVESSPATTSDMAVLPEVHRHLELRNLSPERHFVDSGFIAAESLVQAEDQGITLLGRARPNVQRQLSGPERFSIEDFVVDDAEQRVTCPAGKVSQSWTSAHNLDQAVIKVKFSRTDCLPCPFRERCTNDARRSITLRPQRVREALQRRRVEQETREFIRTTRIREGIEGTISQGVRACGMRRSRYRGLAKTQLQHLAVSSAINLQRVADWLMGVPRELTRQAAFVRLYPTAA, from the coding sequence ATGTCGATGAAGTCCTCGTCCGTGACCGTCGTGCCCGAAGACACTGCCCGCGTGGCGAAGGCGGTGTTCAAGAAGGGGAACCGCTACCTGACGTTGCGCGATACCTTCGGCGACCTCTTCGACGCCACCGAGTTTGCCCCGCTGTTCTCCAGCGAGGGCAAGCCCGCCGTCAATCCCGCGCGGCTGGCCCTGGTCACGATCATCCAGTTCGCTGAACAGCTCTCCGACGAGGTGATGGCCGACCAGGTGCGCAGCCGCATCGACCTCAAATACCTCCTGGCGCTGCCGCTGGATGATCCTGGGTTCGACGCCTCGGTCCTGAGCGAATTCCGGACCCGGCTGGTCGAAGGCCGGGCCGAGAAGCTGCTCTTCGAGCAGCTTTTGGCACGCTTCCGGGAACACAAGCTGCTGCGGGTTCGCGGGCCACAACGCACGGACAGCACGCACGTCCTGGCCGCGGTGCGTGCCCTGAACCGGGTAGAAGTCGTCACGGTCACCTTCCGCAACGCCCTCAATGCGCTTTCTGTAGCCGCCCCCGATTGGCTCACCGGCCATCTCCAGCCCGAATGGCGCGAGCGTTACGGGTACCGGCTCGAACCGGGACCCCGGCCACGCAACAAGGCCGAGCGTGCCCAGTTCGCTCAAACCGTTGGCGCGGACGGAATCGTGTTGTTCCGTGCCCTGTCGGCGGAAGATGCTCCTGGTTGGCTCTGGCAGCTTCCAGCCATCGAAACCCTTCGGCAGGTATGGCTCCAGAATTACGCTCCAACCCACGAGGGCGCGCTGAGCTTTCGTGAGCAGGACCATCCGCCCGCCGGGCGGTTTGTGAGCTCGCCTTTCGATGCTGACGCCAAGCTCGGCGTCAAGTACTCGACGTCGTGGGTTGGGTACAAGGTTTACCTGACCGAGAGTTGCGACGAGGATCTGCCCCACCTCGTGACGAATGTCGAGAGTTCGCCCGCCACGACGTCCGACATGGCCGTGCTACCGGAGGTCCATCGACATCTGGAGCTGCGAAATCTCTCGCCCGAACGCCACTTCGTGGACAGCGGGTTTATCGCGGCCGAGTCGCTGGTGCAGGCCGAGGATCAGGGCATCACCTTGCTGGGCCGAGCACGGCCGAACGTCCAAAGGCAGCTTTCGGGACCGGAACGGTTCTCGATCGAAGATTTTGTGGTGGACGACGCAGAGCAGCGAGTGACGTGCCCGGCGGGCAAGGTGAGCCAGAGTTGGACGTCTGCCCACAATCTCGACCAGGCCGTCATCAAGGTCAAGTTTTCCCGCACCGACTGCTTGCCCTGCCCATTCCGGGAGAGGTGCACCAACGACGCGCGGCGATCCATCACTCTTCGCCCACAGCGGGTTCGTGAGGCTTTGCAGCGGCGACGAGTCGAGCAGGAGACGCGGGAATTCATCCGCACCACGCGGATACGGGAGGGGATCGAAGGTACGATCTCGCAGGGCGTGCGGGCCTGTGGGATGAGGCGTTCACGCTATCGAGGGCTCGCCAAAACGCAGTTGCAGCACCTGGCGGTGAGTTCGGCGATTAACCTGCAACGGGTAGCGGATTGGCTGATGGGGGTGCCGCGCGAACTGACCCGACAGGCCGCCTTCGTTCGGCTCTACCCGACGGCCGCGTAG
- a CDS encoding Tn3 family transposase, whose amino-acid sequence MPGTLRDSLYALDGLLEQNTSLKPQRLISDTGASSEMVFGLFRLLSYQFSPLLADIAERRYWRMDRGADYGKLNALAAHRIDTRLIAAHWDDLLRIAGSLVTGTVKASELLKVIGVKPKGSLARALEAFGRVPATLHLLTYHDDPQYRRTIGTQRNMQEARHSLVRAVFGGRRGELRQPYRAGREDQLGPLGLVLNAITLWNSRYLGLAVEHLRAQGCEVRDEDVERLSPLRFEHIHLEGRYAFTLAEAVKQGGLRPLRDPDDVLHE is encoded by the coding sequence GTGCCCGGCACCCTGCGCGACTCGCTCTACGCCCTCGACGGCCTGCTGGAACAGAACACATCGCTGAAGCCCCAGCGGCTCATCTCGGATACCGGCGCGTCGTCGGAGATGGTGTTCGGCCTCTTCCGACTGCTGTCCTACCAGTTCAGCCCGCTTCTCGCCGACATCGCCGAGCGCCGCTACTGGCGCATGGACAGGGGGGCCGACTATGGGAAGCTCAATGCCCTCGCCGCTCACCGCATCGACACGCGCCTGATTGCGGCCCACTGGGACGACCTGCTGCGGATCGCGGGTTCTCTGGTCACGGGCACCGTCAAGGCGTCGGAGTTGCTGAAGGTGATCGGTGTGAAGCCCAAGGGGTCGTTAGCACGGGCTTTGGAAGCCTTCGGGCGCGTTCCAGCCACCCTGCACCTGCTGACCTATCACGACGACCCGCAGTATCGCCGCACCATCGGGACGCAGCGCAACATGCAGGAGGCCAGGCACAGCCTGGTCCGCGCCGTGTTCGGGGGACGGCGTGGGGAGCTGCGTCAGCCCTACCGGGCGGGACGGGAAGATCAATTGGGTCCGCTCGGGTTGGTGCTGAACGCCATCACCTTGTGGAACAGCCGGTATCTGGGGCTGGCCGTCGAGCATCTGCGCGCTCAGGGCTGCGAGGTGCGCGATGAGGATGTGGAGCGGCTGTCCCCCTTGCGGTTCGAGCATATCCACCTGGAGGGGCGGTATGCCTTCACCTTGGCCGAGGCGGTGAAACAGGGTGGGCTGCGCCCTTTACGTGACCCCGATGACGTGCTGCACGAATAA
- a CDS encoding PA14 domain-containing protein: MLLIYAFTVFPDNSHEVAREQEAGMVRTFRMWWASLFVLSVVAALVGCGQAPTPAATLPAGSETLETQAARTTGLTGTYYNNMDFTGTSVTQIDATINKSWGTTAPVGGIDPTTYSIRWNGQITPNYNEEYTFYVTSSGGTRLFVNGHLIINDWSDHNKRTNNGIVKLLSGHKYDIRIDYFRGTVNSGTIQLEWSSKSQSKQIVPTAGMYPTGSNYQIALSALQGDPKFKLLGITPDPLKTKTVLLNNGSFFLYIPKPNKSGFIEAGVKDNKLIMLNTLNIDSSIITLTDEIGSTKEILGDVSLYINPDGSQTSKQKSNFEKRLVLFLNNNIYNSSSTQPSSTLTPQVITDGLCNLLLPPPPDCGGACASAALYYRNAVCGVAGFFEDGLIAVFAPEVGGALVIIDPEAGSYDISYKEMWKLYLLCIRTHQECIVGADIPPFVQRRTPVGNSDTIQLLISNTTNNTQRPPNATLVSSASISSNSDSITHGVKSLGLLAPGEGHALPISWTCTQVGNLVSNIVLATNATDPINLAGAVSVECYDDKLKPLISDSTPNPLSISAAVGQTATGTFSFNNSGDPGSTLHYTLTSSDLALTLSPTSGTLNAEQAASVSVSKLCEVAGTSTYTVTVGSTDVGVEAKTVQVNVECKASFDWPGYRPYPWEGTWRTQPVISYGRELCRYEAVGLDKNISRYILWLAYDPNWSFPSGRVPSFSGYETYNNLYNPETTVGQNQYSMLNGFDFGTGEPESAMEGAVARIIEAYKAEHPEASCK; the protein is encoded by the coding sequence ATGCTGCTCATATATGCTTTCACTGTCTTCCCAGATAACTCACATGAAGTTGCTAGGGAGCAGGAGGCAGGAATGGTACGAACGTTTAGAATGTGGTGGGCCTCGCTCTTTGTCCTTAGCGTGGTAGCTGCCCTGGTCGGGTGTGGGCAAGCGCCTACACCGGCCGCCACTCTTCCAGCGGGGTCAGAGACGCTGGAGACCCAGGCCGCCAGAACCACGGGATTGACCGGCACCTACTACAACAACATGGATTTCACGGGAACGTCCGTGACCCAGATAGATGCGACGATCAACAAGAGTTGGGGAACCACGGCACCTGTTGGGGGAATAGACCCTACAACGTATAGTATTCGTTGGAATGGACAGATTACACCGAATTATAATGAAGAGTACACCTTCTACGTAACTTCAAGCGGTGGGACTCGCTTATTTGTAAACGGTCACCTCATAATAAATGACTGGTCCGACCATAACAAGAGGACTAATAATGGCATTGTCAAATTGTTGTCTGGCCATAAATATGATATTCGCATAGATTACTTTAGAGGCACTGTAAATTCTGGTACCATACAGTTGGAATGGAGCAGCAAAAGTCAGTCAAAGCAAATTGTACCAACTGCAGGTATGTACCCCACGGGGTCTAATTATCAAATAGCTTTATCTGCTCTACAAGGCGACCCAAAGTTCAAGTTACTGGGAATTACTCCAGATCCCTTAAAAACTAAGACTGTTTTGCTCAATAACGGCAGCTTCTTCCTGTATATCCCGAAGCCTAACAAAAGTGGCTTTATCGAGGCGGGTGTTAAAGATAATAAGTTAATTATGCTTAATACTCTAAATATAGACTCCTCAATAATAACTCTTACGGATGAGATTGGTTCAACCAAAGAGATTTTAGGGGATGTGTCTTTGTATATAAACCCTGATGGAAGCCAAACTTCTAAACAGAAATCAAATTTTGAAAAAAGGTTAGTTCTCTTCCTTAACAATAACATATATAATTCAAGCTCTACCCAACCAAGTAGTACCTTAACTCCTCAAGTAATTACTGACGGATTGTGCAACCTCCTCCTCCCTCCTCCCCCAGACTGTGGGGGAGCATGCGCCTCTGCCGCTTTGTATTATCGAAACGCTGTTTGTGGAGTAGCTGGTTTTTTTGAAGATGGATTAATTGCGGTCTTCGCACCAGAAGTTGGAGGGGCTTTGGTTATAATTGATCCAGAAGCGGGATCTTATGACATCTCCTATAAAGAGATGTGGAAGCTTTATCTACTTTGCATAAGGACTCACCAAGAATGTATTGTTGGGGCCGACATTCCACCGTTTGTGCAGCGTCGTACCCCTGTGGGGAATTCTGACACTATCCAATTGTTGATAAGTAATACCACAAACAACACGCAGCGTCCCCCAAACGCAACATTGGTATCGTCGGCAAGCATTAGCAGCAATAGCGATAGTATTACTCACGGAGTTAAATCTTTGGGATTGTTAGCGCCAGGTGAAGGACATGCTTTACCTATATCTTGGACCTGCACTCAGGTAGGCAATCTTGTCTCCAACATTGTCCTAGCAACTAACGCGACAGATCCCATCAACCTAGCTGGCGCAGTTTCAGTAGAATGTTATGACGACAAATTGAAGCCGCTCATCTCTGATTCAACACCTAATCCTCTCTCCATCTCTGCTGCCGTCGGCCAAACCGCCACTGGCACTTTCTCCTTCAACAACTCTGGTGACCCTGGCTCCACCCTCCATTACACCCTCACCAGCTCCGACCTCGCCCTTACGCTCTCGCCTACCAGCGGCACCCTCAACGCCGAGCAGGCCGCCAGCGTGAGCGTCAGCAAGCTGTGTGAGGTGGCGGGAACAAGCACCTACACGGTGACGGTGGGGAGTACGGATGTGGGGGTGGAGGCGAAGACTGTGCAGGTGAATGTGGAGTGCAAAGCTAGCTTTGATTGGCCAGGCTATAGGCCTTATCCCTGGGAAGGGACTTGGAGGACTCAACCTGTTATCAGCTACGGAAGAGAGCTTTGTAGGTATGAAGCTGTTGGGTTGGACAAGAATATTAGCCGTTACATTCTATGGTTAGCTTATGACCCGAACTGGTCTTTTCCGTCGGGTCGAGTACCTAGCTTCTCTGGGTATGAGACTTACAATAATCTGTATAACCCGGAGACTACGGTGGGCCAAAATCAATACAGTATGTTAAACGGATTTGATTTTGGAACAGGTGAACCGGAATCCGCTATGGAAGGCGCCGTAGCAAGAATTATAGAAGCCTATAAGGCAGAACATCCAGAGGCATCTTGTAAATAA